Below is a window of Schistocerca cancellata isolate TAMUIC-IGC-003103 chromosome 4, iqSchCanc2.1, whole genome shotgun sequence DNA.
ACCGTAAATTAAGAACACATTGGTGTACTCTTCGAACGTGTACTCAGGCATCCCTTACTGTAGTACTAGTCACCGTGATCTCAACTGATGCATTGCCAGGAAGCATGAAAGCGAGGCAGATGTCAACAGAGGACATCATGTGACATCGCGTCGTAGTAGCATTTATGAATGTGGCTAGCCTACCATaacagggttggttcaaatggctttgagcactatgggactcaacttctaaggtcatcagtcccctagaacttagaactagttaaaccttactaacctaaggacatcacacacatccatgcacgaggcagggctcgaacctgcgaccgtagcggtcacgcggttccagactgtagcgcctagaactgctcggccatcccggccggctaccaTAACAGGGAACTGCGTAAGAAACATCTACTGCCCGATTGAGTAGCTCTTGCtttccttgtaacatggaaacgaGGGGTTCCTGTACCTGGGTTTATTTGTAAAAttgatctactaagtcctctctacaacctctagaagtgtgtaatatgAACTATAGAACACCCTGTTCGTGAGTAAaatagagctctctctctctctctctctctctctctctctctctatatatatatatatatatatatatatatatatatatatatatatatatccctttcagacccccacccaaacttgaaatgaaaattttgaaataaatgcatttttgtaaCTAAAAAAAATATAGAATCGTGTACCAAttgcttagaaaattttatttttttaattttgatacaaattttgaacccacacgattgtgtgggtcgggattatcttacatatttatgtcatttcttgcagtgatattcacgaaagcaattactgtcttttgacaaacacaaataaatattacacttcagacatcttgttctcgtcctcttcttgcaatttttttgcctGCAGCAACGAACTGAAGGCAAATCATAAACAGTTGGCCAGTGATGATATCCGTCTAGCCGCTTCTCATCACATGCTGTTTgctggtttgtacattttatttggtgGCTCTTCATCGGATTCACTTTCATGTTCCTGTCGTGAAGAAGAAGAATTAGCGCTTCCCCAATCACTTGTCGGAATCCaagaagatgtaaaatgtttttattttgtactttattgGCTTCGAATTCAACTTTGTATTGTAACCAGGAATTGACGCAAGCCAAATCAAGTAAATGAGTCAAAACTTTTAAAGTCCACATTTTTGTCTTCAAGAAAGTCCTGTAGGTCTCCATCATTTGATCGCAGAGGTCCACTCCTCCCATACACAGGTTGTACTTCACTACGACTGCAGGACATGGCACTAAGATGTACGTCTTTCTGGTTTACTCCATCTCTCAACATTGTTTACAGGTTGACATCCTGTACAAGTAGAGGCAAGGGTCACAGCTTTTGAATCTTTCCACCGGACAATGACTATTTTATCATCGTCCGTGCAGAATTCTTCCATATATCCTCTCTTCaatctttttttcttctgtcaggtgaactggtttcactctgtttttcattatggttcctgttccttccagccctaggtcaagtaactgttgcaataatggcaaagctgtaaaatatctgtcaaaatatagtCTTGCACCTTGAGGTAATGTTTGAGCAAGGCGAAGTATTATAGATGGCCCAAGACCAAGGCCAACATCTGGCAGAGGAGTTGATTTACcttgataaaattcaaaatcaagtactaaacctttcgttgttgccaaaacaaagtttttaattcccaAAGGTCGCGGTTTGTTTGGAACATACTGAGACAATGTGCAGCGTCCAGTAAATGGTACCATTTGCTCATCAGTGGAATAATCATTTTCAGAGGGGCGTGGAAGTCTCAAACAAGCACTGCGTACAACATTAATTGCAGGTTGTACTTTCAACAATCTATTAGTTTCTGATTCACGTGGAATGTTGTTAGTGTCCACAACATGCAGTGCTCTTCTGAGAGTGAGGAACCTGTCTCTAGGCATACAATCAGCAATAGTTGGCATACGCaatgacttctgccagtacatacATGTACGAGGATATCTAATGCATCCCACAAGTACATGCATGCCATACAGCTTTTTTATCTCTTGAGGCTTTGTATGAAGCAACTTCCCTTTCTTCGAAAAGTAGTAACTGTTAGTGCAGTCAGAtgctaactgaaaaaaatcttCTGGGTAGTACTCACTGAAACAGCTCATTGGAGTTTTAATTTCCTATCCTACCTCACTCTCTGAGTGCGCAAAAATTTTGGAGGTGAATGGTCTTTTTCTCCAAGTGGACAAACGACGATGTGTTTCCACTGTTTTTTTAGGATTCTCTCTACTGTGTTGGCTGGGAAAATTGTCCTGAACTTCTGGAGCAACTGGTAGTATCGTTGCAGAAGCATTGTTACAATTTTCCCCCTCGTCAGAAGATtcagagctttctccaagtctaggtTTGATTGTTGGAAGAGTCCAAGTTGTATCTAACAATTCGTTATCACTACTGAAGACTTCCACTTCCGAGTCATCTAATATGGCTAGAATTTCCTGGTCAGTAAgccctaaaacgaaacaaacaagCGAATTGTGAAAATCATGCgtaaatacaatagtaaaatgaCTTATATATTCCGTAATCTGTTCTGAATCGTAACCACAAACATCTACCGAAAACGACCGTATgctggtaaaatacactcctggaaatggaaaaaagcacacattgacaccggtgtgtcagacccaccatacttgctccggacactgcgagagggctgtacaagcaatgaccacacgcacggcacagcggacacaccaggaaccgcggtgttggccgtcgaatggcgctagctgcgcagcatttgtgcaccgccgccgtcagtgtcagccagtttgccgtggcatacggagctccatcgcagtctttaacactggtagcatgccgcgacagcgtggacgtgaaccgtatgtgtagttgacggactttgagcgagggcgtatagtgggcatgcgggaggccgggtggacgtaccgccgaattgctcaacacgtggggcgtgaggt
It encodes the following:
- the LOC126184467 gene encoding piggyBac transposable element-derived protein 3-like, translated to MPTIADCMPRDRFLTLRRALHVVDTNNIPRESETNRLLKVQPAINVVRSACLRLPRPSENDYSTDEQMVPFTGRCTLSQYVPNKPRPLGIKNFVLATTKGLVLDFEFYQGKSTPLPDVGLGLGPSIILRLAQTLPQGARLYFDRYFTALPLLQQLLDLGLEGTGTIMKNRVKPVHLTEEKKIEERIYGRILHGR